A single Tenacibaculum sp. Bg11-29 DNA region contains:
- a CDS encoding RND family transporter — protein MTFWTKIAGFILRNRYLVLLAVAIITGLLVTQMKYMRFSYTEANLLPKDHEANIQYDKFLEIFGEEGNLVILGVKDSTIFTPAKFNAWNKLVKDLDSVKQVDFSISIADVKQLKADRVNRKFILEPLFNKAPTTNEEVNKIKKQLFENLPFYDNLLYNGQGTLQTAIYINKDIVNTPARRNFIADILIPTVESFEKEHNIDVRMSGMPYIRTINSQNIIDEMQLFVLGALGITALIFFFFFRSFRATFITLLVVGIGVIWAFGFIGLFRYEITVLSALIPPLIIVIGVPNAVFLINKYQQEIKKHGNQAKSLQRVISKIGNATLMTNITTASGFATFVFVKSQLLREFGILASVNIISIFILALLIVPIIYSFMPRPEKKHLNHLEKKWMGNVVSWMERMVKQRRITIYITTVVVIILSMIGLFQIRVSGSLIEDMPKGMQFYKDIKFFETEFGGIMPLEILIDTKRDKGVMRLSTLKKMEKLNETIESFPELSKPISVTNLVKYSKQAYYKGNPKYYQLPTSQEKAHIFAFTKNSDSNSGMLKNFVDSTGRYARITTFMKDIGTDKMDIIQERLDAVIKKQFPENKFTVSMTGKALVFLKGTNYLIKNLVISLSLAILLISIFMAWMFRSYKMIFISLIPNMLPLLITAGLMGFFGIPIKPSTILVFSIAFGISVDDTIHFLAKYRQELLANNWKVKPAVYSALQETGVSMFYTSIVLFFGFLVFTLSSFGGTIALGGLVSVTLLLAMVSNLLLLPSLLLSFEKKIANEKVLKETNFKILPPKEDN, from the coding sequence ATGACTTTTTGGACTAAAATAGCAGGGTTTATATTACGTAACAGATATCTTGTATTATTAGCTGTAGCTATTATAACAGGGCTTTTGGTTACTCAAATGAAATATATGCGCTTCTCATATACAGAAGCAAACTTACTGCCTAAAGATCATGAAGCAAATATTCAATACGACAAATTTTTAGAAATTTTTGGTGAGGAAGGTAACTTGGTTATACTAGGTGTAAAAGACTCAACTATTTTTACGCCTGCTAAGTTTAACGCATGGAATAAACTTGTAAAAGATTTAGACAGTGTAAAACAAGTAGACTTTTCAATTTCAATTGCTGATGTTAAACAATTAAAGGCAGATAGAGTAAATAGAAAGTTTATTTTAGAACCGCTATTTAACAAAGCACCAACCACAAATGAAGAAGTTAATAAAATTAAAAAACAATTATTTGAAAACCTTCCTTTTTATGATAATCTATTATATAACGGTCAAGGTACTTTACAAACAGCTATATATATAAACAAAGATATTGTAAATACACCTGCACGTCGTAATTTTATTGCTGATATATTAATCCCTACTGTTGAAAGTTTTGAAAAGGAACACAATATAGATGTTAGAATGTCTGGGATGCCTTACATAAGAACAATAAATTCACAGAATATTATTGATGAAATGCAACTTTTCGTATTAGGTGCATTAGGTATTACTGCCTTAATATTCTTTTTCTTTTTCCGCTCTTTCAGAGCTACTTTTATTACACTATTAGTTGTTGGTATTGGTGTAATTTGGGCCTTTGGCTTTATTGGTTTATTTAGATATGAAATCACTGTTTTATCTGCCTTAATACCACCATTAATTATTGTAATTGGTGTACCAAATGCTGTATTTCTTATAAATAAATATCAACAAGAAATAAAAAAACACGGTAATCAAGCAAAGTCTTTACAACGTGTAATTTCTAAAATTGGGAATGCCACTTTAATGACAAACATTACAACAGCATCAGGTTTTGCAACTTTTGTTTTTGTGAAAAGTCAATTATTAAGAGAATTCGGAATCTTAGCCTCAGTAAACATTATAAGTATTTTTATTCTAGCTTTATTAATTGTTCCAATTATATACAGTTTCATGCCACGTCCTGAAAAAAAACACTTAAATCACTTAGAAAAGAAGTGGATGGGGAATGTAGTTTCTTGGATGGAACGAATGGTAAAACAACGACGTATAACTATATATATAACAACCGTTGTTGTTATTATATTAAGTATGATTGGTTTATTTCAAATTCGTGTTTCTGGTAGTTTAATTGAAGACATGCCTAAAGGAATGCAATTCTATAAAGATATTAAATTCTTTGAAACTGAATTTGGAGGAATTATGCCTTTAGAAATTTTGATTGACACAAAAAGAGATAAAGGTGTCATGAGACTTTCTACCCTAAAAAAAATGGAAAAGTTGAATGAAACTATTGAAAGTTTTCCTGAATTATCTAAGCCAATTTCAGTTACCAACTTAGTTAAATACTCAAAACAAGCATATTATAAAGGAAATCCAAAATATTACCAACTACCTACGAGCCAAGAAAAAGCTCATATTTTTGCTTTTACTAAGAATTCTGACAGTAATTCAGGTATGTTAAAAAACTTTGTGGATAGCACTGGTCGTTACGCACGTATCACAACTTTCATGAAAGATATTGGTACCGATAAGATGGACATTATTCAAGAACGCCTAGATGCAGTTATAAAGAAGCAATTTCCTGAAAATAAATTCACGGTTTCTATGACGGGTAAAGCGTTAGTTTTCTTAAAAGGAACGAATTACCTGATTAAAAACCTAGTTATTTCGCTATCACTTGCCATTTTATTAATCTCAATATTTATGGCATGGATGTTCCGTTCGTATAAAATGATTTTCATCTCATTAATACCAAACATGCTTCCGCTATTAATTACTGCGGGATTAATGGGATTCTTTGGCATTCCAATAAAACCATCTACTATTTTAGTATTTAGTATTGCTTTTGGTATATCTGTAGATGACACAATTCACTTTTTAGCGAAATACCGACAAGAACTACTGGCTAACAACTGGAAAGTGAAACCTGCTGTATATTCTGCATTACAAGAGACAGGAGTAAGTATGTTTTATACATCAATTGTATTATTTTTTGGATTTCTAGTATTTACCCTTTCTAGTTTTGGAGGAACAATCGCTTTAGGAGGACTTGTATCTGTAACTCTCTTACTTGCTATGGTATCTAACTTACTATTATTACCCTCTCTCCTACTTTCTTTTGAAAAGAAAATAGCTAATGAAAAAGTTTTAAAAGAAACTAATTTTAAAATACTACCTCCAAAAGAAGATAACTAA
- the asnS gene encoding asparagine--tRNA ligase yields MKRSSVKELLHSDKFLQEVHVKGWVRTFRSNRFIALNDGSTINNIQCVVDFENTDEELLKRITTSAAVSITGTLVESEGKGQSVEVKVTKLEILGDSNPDEYPIQPKKHSLEFLRENAHLRIRTNTFSAVMRVRSTLSFAVHKYFQENGFNYVNTPIITGSDAEGAGEMFHVTNFEANKAPLNEEGNIDYSQDFFGKETNLTVSGQLEAETYAMALGKVYTFGPTFRAENSNTTRHLAEFWMIEPEVAFNDLDANMDLSEDFIKSVLGYVLENCKDDLTFLENRLIQEEKTKPQAERSEMSLINKLNFVVDNNFKRVSYTEAFDILRNCKPNKKKKFQFPINEWGVDLQSEHERYLVEKHFKCPVILFDYPATIKAFYMRLNDDGKTVRAMDVLFPGIGEMVGGSQREERLDVLKSKMAELNIDEEELWWYLDTRKFGTAVHSGFGLGFERLVLFTTGMGNIRDVIPFPRTPQNAEF; encoded by the coding sequence ATGAAAAGAAGTAGCGTTAAAGAATTATTACATTCTGATAAATTTTTACAGGAAGTACATGTAAAAGGATGGGTTAGAACCTTTAGAAGCAATCGTTTTATTGCTTTAAATGATGGTTCTACCATTAATAATATTCAATGTGTTGTCGACTTCGAAAATACGGATGAAGAACTTTTAAAAAGAATTACAACAAGTGCTGCTGTTAGTATTACAGGTACTTTAGTTGAAAGCGAAGGTAAAGGGCAAAGTGTTGAAGTTAAAGTTACAAAACTAGAGATATTAGGAGATTCAAATCCTGATGAATACCCTATTCAACCAAAAAAACACAGTTTAGAGTTTTTACGTGAAAATGCACATTTACGTATTAGAACAAATACATTTAGTGCTGTAATGAGAGTTCGTTCTACATTATCTTTTGCTGTGCATAAGTATTTTCAAGAAAACGGATTTAACTATGTGAATACGCCAATTATTACTGGATCAGACGCTGAAGGTGCTGGAGAAATGTTTCACGTAACAAATTTTGAAGCAAACAAAGCTCCATTAAACGAAGAAGGAAATATTGATTATTCTCAAGATTTCTTTGGTAAAGAAACAAACTTAACTGTTTCTGGTCAATTAGAAGCTGAAACCTATGCAATGGCTTTAGGAAAGGTATATACTTTTGGACCTACTTTTAGAGCTGAAAATTCTAATACAACACGTCACTTAGCAGAGTTTTGGATGATTGAACCTGAGGTAGCATTTAATGATTTAGATGCTAATATGGATTTATCTGAAGACTTTATTAAATCTGTTTTAGGTTATGTATTAGAAAATTGTAAAGACGATTTAACCTTTTTAGAAAATCGTTTAATTCAAGAAGAAAAAACAAAACCTCAAGCAGAACGTAGTGAAATGAGTTTAATTAATAAATTAAACTTTGTTGTAGATAACAACTTTAAACGAGTTAGTTATACTGAAGCTTTTGATATTTTACGCAACTGTAAACCAAATAAGAAAAAGAAATTTCAATTTCCTATTAACGAATGGGGTGTTGATTTACAATCAGAACACGAACGTTATTTAGTTGAAAAACACTTTAAATGTCCAGTAATCTTATTTGATTACCCAGCAACAATTAAAGCGTTTTATATGCGTTTAAATGATGATGGAAAGACTGTTAGAGCTATGGATGTTTTATTCCCTGGTATTGGTGAAATGGTTGGTGGATCACAAAGAGAAGAGCGTTTAGATGTTTTAAAGTCTAAAATGGCTGAATTAAATATTGATGAAGAAGAATTATGGTGGTACCTAGATACTCGTAAATTTGGTACAGCAGTACATTCTGGATTTGGTTTAGGTTTTGAACGTTTAGTTTTATTTACAACAGGAATGGGTAATATTCGTGATGTAATTCCTTTTCCAAGAACACCACAAAACGCAGAGTTTTAA
- the rpoN gene encoding RNA polymerase factor sigma-54 — protein sequence MLKQSLHYKLLQKLSPQQIQLMKLIQLPTQAFEERLKQEIEENPALDTGKEEPENFEDTLTNADDYDEGSDKIETDDINIDEYLSDDEYPSYKTQANNYSADDEDKQIPYASGTTFHQSLKNQLNTFRINEEERSIAEFLVGSIDDSGYIRRAIIDLVDDLAFTQNVFTTEEKVRSVLINVVQRLDPIGIGAQDLKECLIIQLKSKPEKETRVLAIDILENAFDHFVKKHYKKLLEKFNINEEQLKEIIAEISKLNPKPGSSYAGNNKIAEQIVPDFSILIIDGILELTLNSRNAPELHVSREYNNMLKGYSDSKKKSKTQKDAVMFIKQKLDAAKWFIDAIKQRQQTLLVTMNAIMQRQEAYFLTGDERKLKPMILKDIADEIQMDVSTVSRVANSKYVSTPYGTKLIKVFFSESMKNDQGEDVSTREIKKILETVIQEEEKRKPLTDEKLSKILKEKGYPIARRTVAKYREQLDIPVARLRKEI from the coding sequence ATGCTAAAACAAAGTTTACATTATAAGTTACTTCAAAAATTATCTCCTCAACAAATTCAGTTGATGAAGTTAATTCAATTGCCTACACAAGCTTTTGAAGAACGTTTGAAACAAGAAATTGAAGAAAACCCTGCTTTAGATACAGGTAAAGAAGAACCTGAGAACTTTGAAGATACCCTAACAAATGCAGATGATTATGATGAGGGGAGCGACAAAATTGAAACTGATGATATAAATATTGATGAGTATTTAAGTGATGATGAATATCCTAGTTATAAAACACAGGCGAATAATTATTCGGCTGATGATGAAGACAAACAAATACCATACGCTTCAGGTACAACCTTTCATCAATCTTTAAAAAACCAATTAAATACTTTTAGAATTAACGAAGAAGAACGTTCTATAGCAGAATTTCTAGTCGGAAGTATTGATGATAGCGGTTATATTCGTAGAGCTATTATTGATTTAGTTGATGATTTAGCCTTTACTCAAAACGTTTTTACAACTGAAGAAAAAGTAAGAAGTGTTTTAATTAACGTTGTTCAAAGATTAGACCCAATAGGAATAGGTGCACAAGACTTAAAAGAATGTTTAATCATTCAATTAAAGTCAAAACCTGAAAAAGAAACAAGAGTATTAGCTATTGACATTCTTGAAAACGCATTCGATCATTTTGTTAAAAAACACTACAAAAAACTTCTTGAAAAGTTTAATATAAACGAAGAGCAACTAAAAGAAATTATTGCTGAGATTAGTAAATTAAACCCTAAACCTGGTAGTTCTTATGCTGGTAATAATAAAATAGCAGAACAAATTGTTCCTGACTTTTCAATACTAATTATTGATGGTATTTTAGAACTTACGCTTAACTCTCGTAATGCTCCTGAACTACATGTTTCTCGTGAATATAACAACATGTTAAAAGGGTATAGTGATTCTAAAAAGAAAAGCAAAACTCAAAAAGATGCCGTAATGTTCATTAAGCAAAAACTAGATGCTGCTAAATGGTTTATTGATGCAATTAAGCAACGTCAACAAACCCTACTAGTTACAATGAACGCAATTATGCAACGTCAAGAAGCATATTTTTTAACTGGTGATGAGCGCAAGTTAAAACCGATGATTTTAAAAGACATTGCAGATGAAATACAAATGGATGTATCTACCGTTTCTAGAGTTGCTAATAGTAAATATGTATCTACTCCATACGGTACAAAATTAATTAAAGTATTTTTCTCTGAATCGATGAAAAATGATCAAGGAGAAGATGTTTCAACACGAGAAATAAAAAAAATATTAGAAACTGTTATTCAAGAAGAAGAAAAAAGAAAACCACTCACTGATGAAAAATTATCTAAAATATTAAAAGAAAAAGGGTATCCTATTGCTAGAAGAACAGTTGCAAAATATCGTGAACAATTAGATATACCAGTAGCAAGATTAAGAAAAGAAATATAA
- a CDS encoding porin family protein, which translates to MKNIITLSLVLLSICSYAQKDSLKLGDTYWEDQLYINVSYNILKNQPKGIEKSGFSYGFSGGYIKDIPLVRNGRKAIGIGVGYGFDSFNHSLKVVKGAPNVFQIDDAITANKLKIHNIEVPIEFRWRSSTVNSYSFWRFYTGIKLSYNFNNTFSYTDSGVNFTFSNLKEFNKFQTGLILSAGYGTFNFHVYYGLSPLLKNTSLNGYNINSSIIRFGLSFYLL; encoded by the coding sequence ATGAAAAACATAATAACTTTATCTTTAGTTCTTTTGTCTATATGTAGCTATGCACAAAAAGATTCTTTAAAACTTGGAGATACTTATTGGGAAGATCAATTGTATATAAATGTTTCTTATAATATTTTAAAAAATCAACCAAAAGGAATAGAAAAGAGTGGTTTCTCCTATGGTTTTTCAGGGGGTTACATAAAAGATATTCCTCTTGTCAGAAATGGTAGAAAAGCCATTGGTATTGGTGTTGGTTATGGTTTTGATTCATTTAATCATAGTTTAAAAGTAGTAAAAGGAGCTCCTAATGTTTTTCAAATAGATGATGCGATTACGGCAAATAAACTAAAAATTCATAACATTGAAGTCCCTATTGAGTTCAGATGGAGGTCTTCAACTGTTAATAGTTATTCTTTTTGGAGATTCTATACAGGAATTAAATTAAGTTATAATTTCAATAATACTTTTAGTTATACTGATTCTGGAGTAAACTTTACCTTTTCAAACTTAAAAGAGTTCAATAAATTTCAGACAGGCTTAATACTATCAGCTGGATATGGAACATTCAATTTTCATGTATATTATGGGCTCTCTCCTCTATTAAAAAACACTTCTTTAAATGGATATAATATTAATTCAAGTATTATAAGATTTGGATTAAGCTTTTATTTGTTATAA
- a CDS encoding biopolymer transporter ExbD, with protein sequence MSKFNKKKKEMPAVNTSSLPDIVFMLLFFFMVTTVMRESDLAIEAPRLPSASEVKKLERKSLVSTIYVGKAKDAKYGTSFNRIQLNDKIATPDDVPSFIFLERDKLAESDVPFMTTSIKADKESSVGTLADIREKLRDVNALKLSLSTHKASDIKK encoded by the coding sequence ATGTCTAAATTTAATAAGAAGAAAAAAGAGATGCCAGCAGTGAATACATCTTCACTACCTGATATTGTTTTTATGTTATTGTTTTTCTTCATGGTTACAACGGTAATGAGAGAGAGTGATTTAGCAATAGAGGCTCCTCGTTTACCTAGTGCAAGTGAAGTGAAAAAACTTGAACGTAAAAGTTTAGTAAGTACAATTTACGTAGGTAAAGCAAAAGATGCTAAATATGGTACAAGTTTTAATAGAATTCAGTTAAATGATAAGATTGCTACACCAGATGATGTACCTTCTTTTATTTTCTTAGAAAGAGATAAATTAGCAGAGTCTGATGTTCCTTTCATGACAACTTCTATTAAAGCAGATAAAGAATCGAGTGTTGGTACTTTAGCTGATATACGTGAGAAACTAAGAGACGTAAATGCTCTTAAGTTAAGTTTATCTACTCACAAAGCAAGTGATATTAAAAAGTAA
- a CDS encoding biopolymer transporter ExbD, with the protein MARRENPEINAGSMADIAFLLLIFFLVTTTMDVDSGIPKKLAERTDAIPPIVKEKNIFQISINRNNQLFVENEGMELKDLKDAAIKFIDNGGGVGNPMPGKDAGAACNYCKGAKDPSSSDHPNKAIIAVESDRGTEFGTYVSVQNELLKAYAELRNKLCQDKYGISFTELDKAFKAGARKDKALRKKVEDIKSSYPQIISDSEPTNVQ; encoded by the coding sequence ATGGCAAGAAGAGAAAACCCAGAAATTAATGCAGGTTCGATGGCAGATATTGCATTCTTGCTACTTATCTTTTTCCTTGTAACAACTACAATGGATGTTGATTCAGGTATCCCTAAAAAGTTAGCTGAAAGAACAGATGCTATACCTCCTATTGTAAAAGAGAAAAACATCTTTCAGATAAGTATTAACAGAAATAACCAGTTATTCGTTGAGAATGAGGGTATGGAGTTAAAAGATTTAAAAGATGCTGCTATAAAGTTTATAGACAATGGAGGTGGAGTAGGTAATCCTATGCCAGGAAAAGATGCAGGAGCAGCTTGTAACTATTGTAAAGGTGCCAAAGATCCTAGCTCATCAGATCACCCTAACAAAGCAATTATTGCCGTTGAAAGTGATAGAGGTACTGAGTTTGGTACATATGTCTCAGTTCAAAACGAATTGTTAAAAGCATATGCCGAATTGCGTAATAAATTATGCCAAGATAAATATGGTATTAGTTTTACTGAATTAGACAAGGCTTTTAAAGCAGGTGCAAGAAAAGATAAAGCGTTAAGGAAAAAAGTTGAAGACATTAAGAGTAGTTATCCTCAAATTATATCTGATTCTGAACCAACGAATGTTCAATAG
- a CDS encoding MotA/TolQ/ExbB proton channel family protein, with amino-acid sequence MKKVVNFLTVAGFMFLGAVQSTFAQDAVIEKTFHQELKQRFIEGDPQFMGIVLVALILGLAIAIERIIYLNMATTNTKKLVASVDEALSSGGVEAAKEVCRNTKGPVASIFYQGLERADEGLEAAEKAVVGYGGVQMGLLEKNVSWLSLFIALAPMLGFMGTVIGMIEAFDKIAVANDISPAVVAGGIKIALLTTVFGLVAAIILQIFYNYIVSKIDSIVNNMENASISLIDLLAKYKK; translated from the coding sequence ATGAAAAAAGTAGTAAATTTCCTAACTGTTGCAGGATTTATGTTTTTAGGAGCTGTTCAGTCAACATTTGCACAAGATGCTGTAATTGAGAAAACTTTTCACCAAGAGTTAAAACAACGTTTTATTGAAGGGGACCCTCAGTTTATGGGAATCGTATTGGTAGCTTTAATTTTAGGTTTAGCAATTGCAATTGAAAGAATTATTTATTTAAACATGGCAACAACTAACACTAAGAAATTAGTAGCTAGTGTAGATGAGGCTTTAAGTTCAGGTGGTGTAGAAGCTGCTAAAGAAGTTTGTAGAAATACAAAAGGACCTGTTGCTTCTATCTTTTATCAAGGATTAGAAAGAGCAGACGAAGGTTTAGAGGCTGCTGAAAAAGCTGTCGTAGGTTATGGTGGAGTACAAATGGGACTATTAGAGAAAAATGTTTCTTGGTTATCTTTATTTATTGCTTTAGCACCGATGTTAGGGTTCATGGGTACTGTAATTGGTATGATTGAAGCTTTTGATAAAATTGCAGTAGCAAATGATATTTCTCCAGCAGTAGTAGCAGGTGGTATTAAAATTGCACTTTTAACAACTGTATTTGGTCTTGTTGCAGCAATTATTTTACAGATTTTTTATAATTATATCGTTTCTAAAATTGATAGTATTGTAAATAACATGGAAAATGCTTCAATATCTTTAATCGACTTATTAGCTAAGTATAAAAAATAA
- a CDS encoding asparaginase, whose amino-acid sequence MSNKPKILIVYTGGTIGMIKDYKTGALKAFDFSQISSKIPELQQLHCDISTISFDEPIDSSNMNVNYYIDIAEIISNNYDKFDGFVVLTGSDTMSYTSSAISFMFENLQKPVIFTGSQLPIGDLRTDAKENLITSIQVASTYENGKPVIQEVGLYFEYKLYRANRTTKINAEQFEAFASMNYPPLAESGVHLNFNYPVLFKPVKEENKLVFRKKLDNNVAILKLFPGITASVVASFINIPNLKGIILETYGSGNAPTKKWFIELLEQAIDKGIYIVNVTQCAGGSVILGHYETSSDLKRIGIVDGKNITTETAIAKMMYLLGEKFSREEFKHYFETSLRGEIN is encoded by the coding sequence ATGTCAAATAAACCTAAAATTTTAATAGTATATACAGGAGGAACCATTGGTATGATTAAGGATTATAAAACAGGAGCATTAAAGGCTTTTGATTTTAGCCAGATATCTAGTAAAATCCCTGAGTTGCAACAATTACATTGTGATATTTCTACAATTTCATTTGATGAGCCAATAGATTCATCAAATATGAATGTTAATTATTATATTGATATAGCTGAAATTATTTCTAACAATTACGATAAGTTTGATGGTTTTGTGGTTCTTACAGGTTCAGATACGATGTCTTACACTTCATCTGCAATTAGCTTTATGTTTGAAAACTTACAGAAGCCTGTGATTTTCACAGGATCTCAATTACCGATAGGTGATTTGCGTACAGATGCTAAAGAAAATTTAATAACCTCGATACAGGTTGCATCAACTTATGAAAACGGAAAGCCAGTAATTCAAGAAGTAGGTTTGTATTTTGAGTATAAATTATATAGAGCGAATCGAACAACAAAGATAAATGCAGAGCAATTTGAAGCTTTTGCTTCAATGAATTATCCGCCTTTAGCTGAAAGTGGTGTTCATTTAAATTTTAATTACCCAGTATTATTTAAGCCAGTTAAAGAAGAAAATAAGCTTGTTTTTAGAAAAAAATTAGATAATAATGTTGCTATTTTAAAACTTTTTCCAGGAATAACAGCTTCTGTTGTGGCTAGTTTTATAAATATTCCCAATTTAAAAGGTATAATACTAGAAACTTATGGCTCAGGAAATGCACCAACAAAAAAATGGTTTATAGAATTGTTAGAGCAAGCTATTGATAAGGGTATATATATCGTTAATGTGACTCAGTGTGCAGGAGGAAGTGTTATTCTCGGACACTATGAAACAAGCTCTGATTTAAAACGCATCGGAATTGTTGATGGAAAAAACATTACAACAGAAACAGCTATAGCAAAAATGATGTATTTATTGGGAGAAAAATTTTCTAGAGAAGAATTTAAGCATTATTTTGAAACATCGTTAAGAGGAGAAATCAATTAA
- a CDS encoding zinc metallopeptidase: MIGFYILIGIISLLSWVVSNTLKRKFKKYSKVHLRNGMNGAEIAQKMLDDHGIYDVKVISTPGMLTDHYNPQNKTVNLSEGVYNQRNASAAAVAAHEVGHAVQHAKAYKWLTMRSKLVPIVSISSRFSQWMVIGGIILGAGAGQPGIGQMVAIGGLAFMGMGTLFSFITLPVEYDASNRALAWLENKHIVTREELAGSKDALKWAARTYLVAALGSLAMLLYWALQVLGGRD, from the coding sequence ATGATAGGTTTTTATATTCTAATTGGGATTATCTCTTTATTAAGCTGGGTAGTTAGCAATACACTTAAAAGAAAATTTAAAAAATATTCGAAAGTTCACTTACGAAACGGCATGAATGGTGCTGAAATAGCTCAAAAAATGTTAGATGATCATGGTATTTATGATGTAAAAGTTATTTCTACTCCAGGAATGTTAACCGACCATTACAACCCACAAAATAAAACTGTTAATTTAAGTGAAGGTGTTTACAATCAGCGAAACGCTTCGGCAGCTGCTGTTGCTGCTCATGAGGTTGGACACGCTGTACAACATGCTAAAGCATATAAATGGTTAACGATGCGATCTAAATTAGTTCCTATTGTTAGTATTTCTTCTCGTTTTTCTCAATGGATGGTTATTGGAGGAATAATTTTAGGTGCTGGAGCTGGACAACCAGGAATCGGGCAAATGGTTGCCATTGGTGGTTTAGCTTTTATGGGAATGGGAACTTTATTTAGTTTTATTACTCTACCCGTAGAATATGACGCTAGTAATAGAGCTTTGGCTTGGCTAGAAAACAAACACATTGTAACTCGTGAAGAACTTGCTGGGTCTAAAGATGCTTTAAAATGGGCTGCAAGAACATATTTAGTTGCTGCATTAGGTTCTTTAGCAATGCTTTTATATTGGGCTCTACAAGTTTTAGGTGGTAGAGATTAA